From the genome of Mastacembelus armatus chromosome 21, fMasArm1.2, whole genome shotgun sequence:
GTCTGAAAAACTCAGGTAGGACATAGTCTGCATCTACAGCAGATAATTAATGGTTTCAAAGTATAAACTCCAGAGACCAACAAACTaatgttgttttggtgtttaAGATGTTAGAATATCAAGCACACTTTGAGCATTAGAACTTTGTACATTACAGCTGAAATGTGCTTTAAGGTTTAGTAAAGCTCATGTATTTGGAACAGCAGGTCCTCTGTCACCTCCAACAGGATGCAACAAGTTAGCATACTTCTGACAGGAACTCTTGACAAGGTAAACAAAGCctttccttgtttttgtttttatttgaagtcAGTCATTACTTGCCGTTCCAGGTTTATCCCAGCTGAACAAACTGGATTAGTGACAGGGCCTCTGAGGCCACACAGCTTTGTGGATAATCGCACTCTTGCTTGACATCTTTTACAGCTGAGCCACAACTTTCCAGAGACACCGGTGAGCGTGAGGCACAGCAAGGTGCACCCAGCAATGGAGAAACCCCACTCGCCCCGAACCTTTTTCATCCAGCAGCCGAGGAAGTATTGAGCGCGTTGAGGAGGGTGCCATGTTATGTCAGTTATGCAAGACAAACATGAAGGGTTGGACGAGGTGGCGGCTGACAGGTTGCCTGTGACCTGTGGGATTTGCAAAAAGCTTTCATCAAACTCTGCATTTATTTAGAAGGAAGGAATGAGCTTTTCAGACTGTAATTGTTTGTGATATTATACATCAGCATTCAATGTGCCTTTTTCTAGTGTTGTAAAGAGGAGTTATATTTACCAGCTGTTGGAACAATAGTTGGCATTCTGATATAAGCATCTTTAAAGCAATGGGTGGGGTGGTATAAAGTGAAGCTTTTGAGACTCTttgctttgttctgttttgcacTTActagatttaattaaaaaaaaaacattgcatgCAATGGTTGTTGCAGAACGTTTATTTTATAGTTCCACAATTTCTTCTGCAGTACATGTCAATGACCCCTAGATGGCAGCAAATAGTTGCTTATAAACTTAAAACTAGTGGTTGTGTTGATTAAtctgaattttgtttttctttttacatatgTTGATCATTTTGTACTTGTACCTATGCACTTCATGTGCATGAATCAGAAATGGCCACATATGTTATATAAAAGCACTTTTAAGTGATGTGGTACAATACTATTtagaatatatatatgtaatgagtgatattaacat
Proteins encoded in this window:
- the dap1b gene encoding death-associated protein-like 1 homolog isoform X2, translating into MVQQQLSKSGAKETSLLKAGHPPAVKAGGKRVAKKGLEESATHGTPEKELKRSEKLRSSVTSNRMQQVSILLTGTLDKLSHNFPETPVSVRHSKVHPAMEKPHSPRTFFIQQPRKY
- the dap1b gene encoding death-associated protein-like 1 homolog isoform X1, which codes for MVQQQLSKSGAKETSLLKAGHPPAVKAGGKRVAKKGLEESATHGTPEKELKRSEKLSRSSVTSNRMQQVSILLTGTLDKLSHNFPETPVSVRHSKVHPAMEKPHSPRTFFIQQPRKY